The genomic window cattttcacgaaattactcctaccaaaaaccgtaaaccgagagctaaaatgtttacacgtCAAAACTTTCAACTTAAGTCATAGTTTGATGATTTGTTAATCATGTACGAGTAGGCTATCCTTACTTATGAAGTaggttggcttctgggttgtaaccgcatccttggcgaataatttgcCGATgttccggtcgacattgcataagggagcagtaggtaagtgctccctgatgatgtcgactggtaatgtcgaccgaaacgtcggtgaattgttcgccaaggacgcggctacaacccagaagccaagctactttcagACAATGACCCGTGAAATCCTGCGAACATCATTATTACACTTACTTATATCAGTCTTGCCAGTTTTTGGGGTGTCCGTGTCCATGTATCTGCTGTCCTCCTTTATCTCCTCCTGTTCTTTGGCGTCGTCGACCCGCACTCGTCCCTCGTTCTTTATCTGCATGAGGATGTCGACGAAGTCCTTGCGGATCACGCCGTGCTTCTTGCGGTGCTCCACCACATTCCAGAACGTCTTGCGGACGAAGCTCCCGACGGCGTCCGACCGGGGCATAGAGGGCAAGAGCTGGAGCAGCCACGGGGCCAGCTCCGCGATTATCTTCACGATCCTGCTCGCGTTCATGAAGTCGAACACCTTCCTCATGGTGACCTGGAACTCGCTGTCCGGGTCGGCGAGCGAGTTGGCGTTCACCCCGAAGGCGCAGGAGGCGATCACGTCGGTGGAATACCTGGCCACCGTCTCCTTGACGTTGACGGACTTGtctggcgagagagagagagagagagcggccATCATTACAAATGCGGTGCCGTACGACACACACATCTTAAACAGGCTAATGATATCTCAAAACCATTTCTTTACAAATTATATAAGTAGAGACCttaaaaaattcgcgagttcatttcgcgatggactgacatccaaaaaggtataccttcgtacagcttctgtgattggcccacattttatctggggaacttagggccaatggaaaaacctaaaccaagaaagtgccgaatcatggaCAAATTGGTTGAGACGATTTACGAATCAGCAGCCAATACAGGTGTCATTACCCCTAGTTTgttaagtactgtggagtctatcatagaggtcaatgaacccgcgaatttttccggtccctatatataaGTATCGATCCGTAAACGTGCACATGTCACACACAAGAGTTTCCTTAGTTTGATACCTCATTTGTCAAAGAAATTATCCTTTAATATCCATATATAAACATAAAGCCATATTTATTTACCTTGCTTAGGTCCATGcattatttattctatatacctGGAAGTGTATACACCTGGCTGTGCCACTGTGCAAAGTTGTATGAGAAGATCTTGGAAAAGAAGGCAGTAAAATGGCGTGAGGAGCACCATGGGTCTAGAGAAGGGACTAAATAGAAAAAGTAGAAGTATTCCTAACGATCGTTACTTACGCTGAGTGCTGCCCACGCACCCGCCAGCACTAGCGACCAGGGTTGGTCTACAACATATCAATTCAAAAGTACGCCGAAGAAGACCGAGTTAACCAAATTCAGGTCTTTATATAGCCTCGATATgacgtcggcgcatgcgcagcGTGGACAGGTCCAACTCAGGAGGGGTAAAGAAGGAAAGATCGAACCTAGAGGAGGGGAAATCAGCAGTCCCGCGGCGGGCACTTCAAAATCCAAGTCATTACGTCGGGCTTCCGGCTCAATTTTTTTCCATACGACAACAAATGGTGAGAAGATATGAATTTGGGAAAGATCTAATAAGGATATGTATCAGTGTATGCTTGAGTCTGAGACATGCTTTAAGTCACTTTGAATAACTTATTTCATTTTTCGATCAGCTATTCTCTCGTGGGAGCAAGGCttgaagatcctaacatatccACCTATCACAAATGAAGGAATATCATTTTATAGCAAGTGTATTATTGCAAACATCTTTATTTTAGAGATCGTAATGTTTATTGTTAGGCGAGATTATAACAGAGGTTATTGTGGTAAAAACCATGTAAGAATGTTTCCTTCCTGAACCTGGTTCTTTCCACAAGTTACATACAGTTTCAGACAAACTGCCAAACCTGAGACTGTAAGTGGTCACACAACCAAATAAGTAGTTTTGtgagatataaatatttttaggaaaaattatttccagtTGGCTGCAGATAGCCTACGTAGAAAGTACGAGGTGGTGTGATTGGCATGACAGCTGAGCTGGAGGTATACGTCTATCACTCTCACCGCCCCATTCCTCAGGATCATACCATTTGTCATTTGTGGTCTTCACTGCATGTCATAGATGAACCACAATAATGGATAAGAAACATGAAAACGCAAACATAAAGCCAAAATCAGCTTATGTGTTACTGCATAGACACAGCACAAACAATCGAATGAAATTAGTAGACAACATAACGGTCTGgcaacgagacagttgcaacaaggacAGTAAATACATACAGACAACTACCTTCggcaacacaacgacaacagtaAAGACGGAGAAATTAGgcttctctatgacatacagtgaaaaccaacAATAACGtgttccataaaaatgttttaaataattatcattagggaccagaaaaattcgcgggttcaatgtcctgcaggatgaactccatagttctacgtacactcgatcaaatgtcacccactcattggctgctgtgttttgagacgtcccaacgtagcagcctgtgattcgatacagctttggccgggtgtttctcattggcccagagtcatccaggtgagttgtgagccaatagcagaggcagcactgaggtataactatctgtatttttagcctatcgccaaaatgatttcacgaatttttccggtccctaattatcatCCGACGAACATGTCCATGCACGGTTCATCACCTCTGGACATCTCGTGGTCGATGCAGTTCAGCAACTCCTTGCCGCACTCGTTGATGAGGTAGAACATCTTCTTGATCTTGCCGGAGGTGAAGGTGGGGGTGAGCTTGACCCTCATGTGCCTCCACTTCTTGCCCTTCAGCATGAAGAGGGTCCTGGACGCCAGGTCGGCATTCTTGTCCGAGGAAGAACCCATGGACCTGTCCAGGAAGTAAGCGGCGTCCTTCACCATGACGCTCCTCACCACGTCCAGGCTGCGGACCATGAGGAAGGGTCGCTGCTTGGCGTACAGCCCCACGACGGGCTGGTCCGGCTTGCCGTCGTACACCCTCTTGAGGCACTCGTCCACCGTCTCCAGCTGCAGGATGGCGCGGCCCGTGCTGCCCACCAGCACTGTCGGCGGCATGCAGGGGCAGCCCCGCTTCCTCCAGTACGAGAAGGAGCGGGTGAAGTAGAGGTACAGCGCGGTCAGACACGTGACCAAGACGACGGCCAGGTCGGCCGACCAAGAGCTGAACACCAGTGCCATGCTGCCAGCGGCGTCTGAGACAAACCAGAACAACACTCGGTGCGCTATAATGCGGTGACTGCCAAAACCCAatgttctgtaaagtcggtttacggacgataattttacgtgataacgtcataagatgatgaaaaattgcataccttaacctgtttgatattatcgaagattttcctcgcacggtgcttggccggttctcgcacattcggctcaggcgaaacgtgacagtgagtcatgctttttgcgtgcgtgcagccggctttcgtcgatttataagacgttttcacgtcgAAAATTTCCATTCGTAAAGTGAGCTCCGtttcgatatttaaaaaaaagtgaactcGTGTGATAAAAGGTTTTTCATTGACAGATTTAGTTCACTACTTATCTACGTCTTTAACCCCTCTGCCCAGAAGTTATCCtcctgggaatggaacggacaCCTCGGCCATAGTcataatcaggggcgcaacaacaggggggcaagggtattttccccccctctaaaaccttgaagtgggggcaaacgggggcaaagaaagtgctgtgtaatcaatttttagataataaaactgcttaaatagcaccattttccaccttgaaatacaaattttcccgggggggatccccggaccccccgcttcaataagggggatcgatgattctttataaaaaagtatattgcTCCACCCCCtttagaaatttagttgttgcgcccctggtcataATCACGCACGTCCGAACACGCCATGCGTGCAAACATTTGTACTCGAGTCGAAAAAATTATTGTAACCGTTCTTTGGAACGGAAAAGGGAGTcgttttggttgatttaatgaaacctGGTTCAACAATCACATcagataaatacaaaattacgACTGTCAACTGGTTTGATTTCCAGGCGGAGAACTTATATGAAGAGGGTTTAAAGAAACTTGTTGCAGCTTTGCGAAAAATTCTTGGAATAAAGAATGGCGATTATGTGCAAATGTGAAGTAGGTCTGGTAGTAAACTCAAACTgtcgataaaaaatattttctcacgagtttattatttttaatgaccaaacagtGCTTCCTTTACGAATATCCTTCGTAACAATAACATTTTGTTCTTGGAGAAGGAAAAGAAAGTTATTGGTGTGACTAATAAGCCTTCTTTCCTCGAAGCCAATCACTGTATTcatttcaaataatatttgttaccttatttttttataagtttaccTTTTTTACTTAGTAACTGTTaagtgattatttaaaaaaacaacatatagaTACTTTGcttgaaaattttgttttgcgggaaacataaattatttgtattaaattacatgtttgatataaatcaacaatttaatGCAATTACTCGCTAAATATTTCAAACTTTACAGCTCAGTTACGTGCTAGTTATTTTCCATTAGCATCCAGCAACACGGTGTTTTATTGCAAAATCGTTTAAAAATAACCACGATAAAGGGAATACAAATTTTCCAAATGTGTTAGTTATAAACTCACTTTCGTCAGAAGTGGATTAAAGCTTTAAatcttaaataaaacaaataatctactaaaatattatatttcgttttatgAATTCTTATGCATTTCTTGGGGTATTGCttattaagtaattttaactTGAAATAGTTGCCATAATTGTATAACCACTTAAATACTTTTCCATTGAGAATTTACTGAAAAAGGtaccaaattaaaatttcaattattcTTTTGAAAGACTTGGTGACATAAATTATCATATTAAGATTACTGattcaataaattaatattagttttatattttaaaaggtgCCGAAAATTTATGTATGACTGCATGCATTTTCTTTTGCAATTAACATGTTTAGGGGTTTTTCTAATTATCTTATTGATTGATGGCTAAATACAGTACCAGCCaacacacaataaaaaatttactactGAATTTTTCATTTAGGGTCTGAGAAAATTGCTATGTTTGCAAACCAATTGTGACAAAATATATTCAAAAGTCAATTATAGAAGCTGAAAACCTCCTAGATATTAATTTTCATCGAAACCGGTTCGGCGGGTAAAATAGGAAACACGCGCAAACACACTCATTCTCATAATTAGGAGGTTTATTCATAAGGTTTTGCTTCTTCAGAAAATTAGTTTcgagattacaaaaaaaatcttaaagcaggaatattttattgtattcatatttcttgCGTCCTATAGTCGAGGGCACATCAATGGTGTTCATTTATGTGGAATAATGTCATGATATGTATTTGAACTTGTGAGTTTTAAACCAAAGAAAAATTTAAGAGTATTCatcaattttaaactatttagcACCAAGACACTTTATTTAAACTAGTCCGCCTTTGTTCGCTATCTGATATCGAACATATTGGCAATAATAAATCACGCAGTTCTTATTTCAAATAAAAGGTTGCCAGTCTACAAATTTTAAACGAGGTAAGTAGGTCCATATTAAATACAttcattttgtaaatatatttgatttactATATACGTATACAAGCTTAAGTTGCTCTACCACACGTGCATTTAGTAATATTCAAATAACACACCTTTACCtattcatgtttgatgtgaaAACTTAGGTGGCTTTTCCAAATTTACCCAACTTTGCGTCAGGTAAAACTTGTCCGGATCCGATCACTACGTCTGAAACACGTAATGTATCGCTGTATAAGGTTGTTCTGCTGAAATGAGCAGAAGTGCGTGTCTGCTAGCCTTGCGACAGAGTCATGCAACGTCCGGCTGACTGTGGTTCAGTGAGCAGACTGAGAAGAAAAGAAAGGAGGCGGGATGTATTATCGTAACAAATGGTTCTCAGTACCAGGAGGCATAGGCGAAGTGTGTAAAAACgtgcatattattttatattattgacgcgataacgtctcataaatcgatgaacgccggctgcacacacgaaaaagcatgactcattgtcacgttccgcctgagccgagcgtgcaagaaccggccaaccaccgtgcgagaaaatcttctataatatcaaacaggttaaggcgggctttttaattaattgttcgtgattatatttaaacaaattattcaaattaaatttgaaaaaactgttaataatatttgaaaattaaaaagttgcaatttttcatcaatgttttcttatgacgttatcacgtaaaattatcgtccgtaaaccgactttacagtaaacttcttttttttcatGGACTTTTTTGTGTTACGGAGTTAAGACCTTGACTGTCACTTAACCACCTAAGTTTTAACCAAATATtaaatgataataaaacaaaGAGCATGAAATATAAGCTTAATATTGAAGACACATTTCAAAGACTATATTGAACGGTTCAATACGAAATTTCACCATTTACTTACAAGTCAACAGCATTTGTAATATGTATTATGATGCCAAACATCATTCggtattatataataaaaactgGAGTAATAAAATGACATCTTattacaatatattacaaaatttttatcagaagaaatattgaaaatatattatcatttaatgtttcattaaataattcatgtTCTTAAATAGTAATACTTAACATAATAATCAAgaaatttatgaaatttattctctaaaaattatttacatattatCGCATATTCactaaacataaataataaccaCAGCAAAATCTTGGTATAGAAGAGCAGTAAATACTTTAATAGCGTTTCTTAAAGCATCGTGAGATAATCTCGAAACCTAATTGACTCACAAAGTTCATTCCAAGTGCGTAGGGTAaccacagaaaaacattttgcatatgAAGCTGTCTCATGTACTCTGTACCAGCTATCTCATGTTTTCTGTACCAGCTATCTCGTGTTTTCTGTACCAGCTATCTCATTTTCTCTGTACCAGCTAACTCATGTTCTCTGTATCAGCATACAGTTGCAtgtgaatagtaaaaaaaaaatttccagccaCCTGAATATGTAATTGAAACGTTTTGAATTACTGTCAACTCCTTCCTATCTTATAAACAAACTTACGACTGATGTGATTTTTACAATAACCTGCTGCCTTAAAGAGAAGTGTTGGCTATCATTAACGTAACTTGTTTtgttagtagagactggaaaaattcgtgggttcaacgacctccaggatagactccacaatcctctacttactcgggcaaatgccaactgttcattggctgttgacttgtgagtcgtctcgactgggcagcctgtgattcgacacttctatgagtgagggtctctaattggccctcattactccagattaacagtgatccaatggcagaagcagcactatggtataattaattgaattgtagcattccactgaatgaatccgcgaattttccaggtctctacctGCTGCCTTAAAGAGAAGTGTTGACTATCATTATCGTAACTTGTTAGTCGTGAAAGTGTCAATTCTGAGACCTAGGTACCTTCATTGCAGAGATGCGGTGAGGAACATACTTGTAGTTTTGGAGCCGAGTACGTCTCGATGCACAGAAGAGCCTTAAATATCAGTGCCCCGTGCGCCGGTGGCTTTATCCCGTTTAGTTATTGGTGTTATCTATATACTATCTCTAAGTACTTAGGTACTTAGGCTCCCACGACTTCGTGTCGCAGCAACAGAGAGATGTTGTTATCGGCGATTCTGACTCACACACTTCTCCACCGGGTGGAATTTTTACCCCagataaaactaaacaaaaaaaaacttcaatttttttaaattgaaaacgttttattaataacaaagcATATAAAAAATAGGTGCGAGTACTCTTACGTACGCACGTTAGAGGTTATACTaacttggcataataaaaaattaattgtctgtaaagtcggtttacggacgatagtttaacgtgacaacgtcataaaaaaacattgatcaaatgattgcatacttttatgaataaaattgaatcatttttattgaattatcactattttgtatggatacaaagaaaaagtgaaatgaaatctacaatttaattgataaatttacttttatttgcactcattaattcaaatatgtttaatactttaacaaagagattattttaactataacttttatacatttttgctatttaacttcttccaatctgtgttattcggttaaggataggacgatgatagaaaaagtaggaaacgaatgggagtgtttcaattttaatgtgcctcgaaaaagtcaaatcgatggtattccaatcgagtggaacagagatagatgcggcgcaagcgtacaatgagcgtaacgggacacagcataacgggacaatgtgcgttacgggacactttttcatgcgtgcagccggcgttcatcgaattattagacgttgtcacgtcaaaaaaaacttttattttggatgtagttaatttatataaataaaataataaaaggactcgATGGATATTGTAAACACGGTTGGTAAAGTAAAAATCCtagcaaattaaaaacaattaaataaatactcagtattcaatattaatataaacacgtgtataaaataaattatttaatttagtaaaataatctagaaggattttaattatttattaatgggaataaaaaaaattatgctaaaatgtttattctaatatattaatttaattatatctttaaaagtaatgtaataatttataatgcaaattaattatgCATATGGGAACATatatcacttatataaataacttgaaaaagtttatgaacacaatttctatcactaatattcgcaataaatactttttttattatatggactAGTGTATAAGTATAGTGTATATCGctaagtgtaatttttaaaagcaCAAATATAATTATTGGTATGTAGGCTtattttcattctgtgaaaaatTTATTGCGTGGTATGGTAAATATACTCTCATCCTTTTGTCATAAaacgcctaaagaagtaaaactaCAATTACAATGTTTATAATACTAGCATTTCAATAATGGTTTAGCAAGCAAGTACTCCGGGAAACCGTTCTATTACAGTCAGTTATAACaatgacttatttatttatttaattttcttattcatgttaatttgtttttattattttgtcccTTTTACGGTTAAATGCTAAGCATGcatttatcttaatatatataaatccagtgtcctgatgtttgtttccagtgaactcttcaccaagtcaaccgatttcgatgaaaattggcatttatgtgtaattttttttaacttgagagataggatagtttttatttcgattattggtcttaataattaataataaataaaaaacaaccgatcgccatgtgtaaacaaaaaatcatagatcataaacatacaaacagtaattagtagtatataataggggcgactggcactggcgctggcgcgtggattgtgattgtcggtccgccatcttggattgtgacgtcacggcggccatcttggatggatgtgaccttgacctttgaccttgaccttgaatttgaccttcaaaatgtgtcaaaattctccaaaattgggcaaaatgtgcccaaaattcctcaaaatttccatttttgtggaaaaacattccaccaaaaaatctgaaaaaataaaaaaaataaaaaaattccctttccgagggaaaaattcccttttcgagggaaaatttcccgtttttagtccttaaaaatcccagtggctagaaatgtccatatagcggcttaagcatccatgtctacagccgcagataagcctctgacgtcatattggatgatgtcgtcaccgttgcaattttggttacggccgccatctttaacttttttatttattatccg from Bacillus rossius redtenbacheri isolate Brsri chromosome 1, Brsri_v3, whole genome shotgun sequence includes these protein-coding regions:
- the LOC134528619 gene encoding cytochrome P450 6j1-like; this translates as MALVFSSWSADLAVVLVTCLTALYLYFTRSFSYWRKRGCPCMPPTVLVGSTGRAILQLETVDECLKRVYDGKPDQPVVGLYAKQRPFLMVRSLDVVRSVMVKDAAYFLDRSMGSSSDKNADLASRTLFMLKGKKWRHMRVKLTPTFTSGKIKKMFYLINECGKELLNCIDHEMSRDKSVNVKETVARYSTDVIASCAFGVNANSLADPDSEFQVTMRKVFDFMNASRIVKIIAELAPWLLQLLPSMPRSDAVGSFVRKTFWNVVEHRKKHGVIRKDFVDILMQIKNEGRVRVDDAKEQEEIKEDSRYMDTDTPKTGKTDIKLVDDDFVAQAFIFIIAGFETSSSVVSFALYELAMSPGIQDRMRREIQDVLQKHDSEVTYEAIAEMTYLDMVMMETIRKYPTVPQLERKCLQDYKIPGTEIVVEKGTSVMIPVLGIHRDKDICPEPERFDPERFTPENKSKRHHFAHLPFGEGPRICIGMRFGQMQVKTALVHILTTYQVRRCAQTPVPPKKTPSGVSVVALKDIALAFHKIT